aagaaaatcacaaaaaagaaaaatactataCTATAGAGAGAGAGGTTGTCACTCACAAATGAGATGTTGACTTACTCCCTGCTTTCACCTGCTTTAATCTTAACAGCAAGCAAGAGTGATTCCAGCTTTCCATCGCTGGAATAACAATCTAATGTTagttttctgtcatttgttGGATGGACAGCCAGACCTTTTAACTGTTCCTAAAACTATTGTTACAGGTGACTATAAAAGTATgatgctttctctctttctctttcccctttACTCATTATGTCCCCTTCACTCTGCTAacaatgtgttgtgtttgtgtgtgtgtgtgtgtgtgtgtgtgtgtgtgtgtgtgtgtgtgtgtgtgtgtgtgtgtgtgcgtgttaaacagacagagagagagttgagAGTTAGACTAGTTGCTTGAACCAGGTTCTGGTGTTGATGGATCAGAGGGTAAATCATTTTTTCATTCAagtttattgttgttattaattgAATAACTATTATAACTACTATTACTATAATGTTAACAGTTTTAATGGAATTACATTTGTTAACAAGCACATAATGACATGTCATGGTGGCCCTTCAAAATATAAGTTTAGGAGTTTCTCTTGATTTGGCATAATTGTGAAAATATGACAATATCCCacctctaaaaaaaaacaagtcacagaCTCAATACTATAATTCTGAGGGACTTAAtaagttattattatatgtatttaatTACCAATAAATGATGGGATTCAGTAATGTAGCTGCAGGAAAATATGATGCTAATTATTTAAGGATTTATAGTAATATATAAGTATTTCATAAtggtttatagttttacagAGTACAACAGTGAACATAAGTGAGTCAAAACAGAGTCACAGAGGAAAAGACCTAACAAGTGTTGCCCACTTGATGGGTAGTTTATTTGCTGTGGAGTGGCTGCAGCACAGTTATGGCTGCTTACCGCTCTTGTTTCCTATAGTTAAGCACAATAAAAACGGGTCTTTTTGTTCACAGTAATTACAGAGTAAGTACAAGATCCGCAAaccacacagtcacagtgttGGCAGCCCTTTTATTGCCGTTATAAGGCTCCAGGCCAGACAACAAAATCACACTTTTAGATGCCTTTCAAAGCCAATCTGAcaaatcaatgaaaacacattcacaaaggAGGTTAAAAATTCAACATCTTTAATaaacaaagtgttttatttacagcaaGGTTTCGCTTAATGGCTAAAATTCGGTGACCCTCCTGAAGGAGCCGACGATGGCGCAGGTGGCGCACCAGTCGCGGTACCTCCTGTACTCCCCAGTTCTCAGGAAGTACTGCCTGCCTCTGTAGTTGGGGTACTCATAGAAGATCCAGTAGCCATTCATAACATTACAGGAGTAGACGTGGCGGTGATGGAAACGGTCAGACACACAGGGACAGTCATCCATGAACTCCATCATGTGACCGCTGAAGTCGGGCTTCTCATAGATGCGCAATCTGTAGGAGCCTCGATACTGTGGGACCAAAGGAAAAAAGGTTGATGTGTCTTCTGTAACCACAAGCTTATGACAAATCAAACTTAACAATGAACAGTGTTAACACAAAAATATACTCAACTGGCAGAATCCTTACTCTATATTAAGTCATCCTGACTTTATGAAATTAACACAGACTTTAAAGCAAGAGCTATGATGAAAGTTTTCTTTTGCAGTCTTTTATTGTCTTCTCTGTCTTTACAAATATAACCCACTTACCACTGGAATCATCCGACAGGAGCGAATACAGCTACTGAAGCCCATCCACCTCTGGTAGTCTGGATACTCTCCCCTCCTCATGAAGTACTGGTGGCCCATGAAGTTGGGTCGCTCATAGATCATGAAGCAGCCGCTCTCCACCCTGATGGAGTTGCAGCGGCTGAAGTACGAGTGAAGGTCCGTGCAGTCATTGCTGCACTCATAGCTCCGACCCTGGAAGTTCTTGTCCTCGTAAAAGATAATCTGGtggaaaataaaagtacaagtGTCGTGAGCTGCAGATTAAATTTTGCCCAATGACATGTTTCAGCAAAAAGAGAGTAATAAGAATTCAGCTCTGTGTTCAACATTAAACATACTAAGAGTAAATTGAAAAGTTTTGTAGCAATTTACATTTAATctgagcagagaggaaaaacagtaCTTACCTTGCCCATGGTCTCCGTTGGAGAGATTCCCCATGTTTTCAGGGCTTTTTATACTACCTCTTGACAAACAAAGTATTGTTATTCAAATTCTCTCATAGCTATAATTGAAGGCTACTGGCACATGTTTACCTTTTTGTTGGAGCACAACATTGGGTCAGAAATATGgatttgtatttgaaaaaaaaaggataaataaTTAACTGGTTTGGTGTTTTGACATGCATGGACAAAGGAAAAGACTAGTATGGTATCCACACATCCAGTGGACAATGGCTGCAGAACAATATGGAACAGCTCTTTCGCATTAAATATGTTGCGTAACAGTCAGAGCAGGAAGCCATTCACTCTCCTAATGCTCTACCTGAGCAACCCCACTGTATGCAAATAAGTAAGTGTATACTGTGCTGTCGGTGTGTATGCTACAGTGGATGTAAAGATAGTATTAGGATTTGTACAATGTTACAATGTACCGTGTGttacctgtatgtgtgtgggatgCTTGTGTCAACTTTTACTTCATTTACTAACACCACATTTACCCCCAGATTCAGGTGTGGtacagtatttttgtttaaCTATCTGACAGTTTTGACTTACTGGACAACAATTCCCTTCATGTATCACAGCCATGTTAGACTTTAT
This Siniperca chuatsi isolate FFG_IHB_CAS linkage group LG12, ASM2008510v1, whole genome shotgun sequence DNA region includes the following protein-coding sequences:
- the LOC122885884 gene encoding gamma-crystallin M2-like; the protein is MGKIIFYEDKNFQGRSYECSNDCTDLHSYFSRCNSIRVESGCFMIYERPNFMGHQYFMRRGEYPDYQRWMGFSSCIRSCRMIPVYRGSYRLRIYEKPDFSGHMMEFMDDCPCVSDRFHHRHVYSCNVMNGYWIFYEYPNYRGRQYFLRTGEYRRYRDWCATCAIVGSFRRVTEF